A single window of Gadus morhua chromosome 22, gadMor3.0, whole genome shotgun sequence DNA harbors:
- the brd2a gene encoding bromodomain-containing protein 2a isoform X3: MLGVEVTGVSVMDHSSSTAAGKRIRKPSLLYEGFESPGGPALGQTPAAGPPQPSNKDPSRQGRATNQLQFLQKAMIKSLWRHHFAWPFHEPVDASKLNLPDYHKIIKIPMDMGTIKRRLENNYYRSASECMQDFNTMFTNCYIYNKPSDDIVLMAQSLEKAFLQKVAQMPQEELELPPPPPRGKPGKQGRRGRGAVSGGVTTAHQVPAVSQSAYSPPTPETPDMLLSMTPQILLPKSLSHAQPSPALLGLPPHTQPTTKKKGVKRKADTTTPTTMAMPLMATLGVGGASPITLTSLGVEHNSSLGMGPGLGLVTMGLGGGGALMGGGGKAPPGGRRGVSGRPIKPPKKDLPDSMLPQPARRSKLSPPLRYCNSVLKELLSKKHAGYAWPFYKPVDASTLGLHDYHDIIKQPMDLSTIKRQMDGRTYRDAQQFSADVRLMFSNCYKYNPPDHDVVAMARKLQDVFEFCFAKMPDEPPAPPSSSSSSSSSSSSSESEPSSESESESSPSSDSEEERANRLAELQEQLKAVHEQLTALSQGPIVKPKKKKEKKDKKKKKKPEKEKHRRIEEEPAPTRPAKTPKTTKTPKTPKTPKNKASRASGTPATQPKKTPGRKNNKSKSKKGGMMFSVPPMEAPELLPHYDSDEEEETVPMSYDEKRQLSLDINKLPGEKLGRVVYIIQAREPSLRDTNPEEIEIDFETLKPSTLRELERYVMTCLRKKPRKPYAKGGAGKSREEMVLEKQLELEKRLLDVSGQLNSGKKPAKNKPEKPSAAEANAQPSRLSASSSSSDSSTSSSSSSSSDTSESDSG, translated from the exons ATGCTCGGGGTGGAGGTGACGGGCGTCTCCGTGATGGaccacagctcctccaccgcgGCCGGGAAGCGCATCCGCAAGCCGTCGCTGCTCTACGAGGGCTTCGAGAGCCCCGGGGGGCCGGCGCTGGGCCAGACCCCCGCCGCCGGGCCCCCGCAGCCCTCCAACAAGGACCCCAGCCGGCAGGGCCGCGCCACCAACCAGCTGCAGTTCCTCCAGAAGGCCATGATCAAGTCCCTGTGGCGCCACCACTTCGCCTGGCCCTTCCACGAGCCGGTGGACGCCAGCAAACTCAACCTGCCC GACTACCATAAGATCATCAAGATCCCCATGGACATGGGCACCATTAAGAGGCGGCTGGAGAACAACTACTACCGCAGTGCCAGCGAGTGCATGCAGGACTTCAACACCATGTTCACCAACTGCTACATCTACAACAAG CCCTCAGATGACATCGTGCTGATGGCCCAGTCCCTGGAGAAGGCCTTCCTGCAGAAGGTGGCCCAGATGccccaggaggagctggagctgccCCCGCCTCCACCACGAGGGAAGCCAGGGAAACAGggccggagagggagaggggcag tgtcCGGAGGGGTGACCACGGCCCACCAGGTCCCTGCCGTGTCCCAGTCGGCCTActcgccccccacccccgagaCCCCCGACATGCTGCTCTCCATGACCCCCCAGATCCTCCTCCCCAAGTCCCTGAGCCACGCCCAGCCCAGCCCCGCCCTGCTGGGCCTGCCTccccacacacagcccaccaccaag aAAAAGGGGGTGAAGCGGAAGGcggacaccaccacccccaccaccatggCCATGCCCCTCATGGCCACCCTGGGGGTGGGCGGCGCCTCCCCCATCACCCTCACCTCCCTGGGGGTGGAGCACAACTCTAGCCTGGGGATGGGCCCCGGCCTGGGCCTCGTCACCATGGGCCTGGGCGGCGGGGGCGCCCTCATGGGCGGGGGGGGCAAGGCGCCGCCGGGGGGCCGCCGGGGGGTCAGCGGGCGACCCATCAAGCCCCCCAAGAAGGACCTGCCGGACTCCATGCTGCCGCAGCCGGCGCGGCGCAGCAAGCTGAGCCCGCCGCTGCGCTACTGCAACagcgtgctgaaggagctgctgTCCAAGAAGCACGCGGGCTACGCCTGGCCCTTCTACAAGCCCGTGGACGCCAGCACGCTGGGGCTGCACGACTACCACGACATCATCAAGCAGCCCATGGACCTCAGCACCAtcaag AGGCAGATGGACGGCAGGACGTACCGCGATGCCCAGCAGTTCTCCGCCGACGTCAGACTCATGTTCTCCAACTGCTACAAGTACAACCCCCCCGACCACGACGTCGTCGCCATGGCGAGGAAGCTACAG GACGTGTTCGAGTTCTGCTTCGCCAAGATGCCCGAcgagcccccggccccccccagctcctcctcctcctcctcgtcctcctcgtcttcgtcgGAGAGCGAGCCCAGcagcgagagtgagagcgagagcagcCCCAGCTCAGACAGCGAGGAGGAGCGAGCCAACCGCCTGGCCGAGCTGcaggaacag cTGAAGGCGGTCCACGAGCAGCTCACGGCTCTCTCCCAGGGGCCCATCGTCAAgcccaagaagaagaaagagaagaaggataagaagaagaagaagaagccggaGAAGGAGAAGCACCGACGGATAGAGGAGGAGCCTGCGCCCACGCGGCCTGCCAAGACCCCCAAGACCACCAAGACGCCCAAGACCCCAAAGACCCCCAAGAACAAGGCCAGCCGGGCCTCGGGGACCCCCGCCACACAGCCCAAGAAGACCCCCGGCAGGAAGAACAACAAGAGCAA gtccaaGAAGGGCGGCATGATGTTCAGCGTGCCCCCCATGGAGGCCCCCGAGCTCCTCCCCCACTACGACtctgacgaggaggaggagacggtgcCCATGTCGTACGACGAGAAGCGGCAGCTCAGCCTGGACATCAACAAGCTGCCGGGGGAGAAGCTGGGCCGCGTGGTCTACATCATCCAGGCCCGCGAGCCCTCCCTCAGGGACACCAACCCCGAGGAGATCGAGATCGACTTCGAGACGCTCAAGCCCTCCACGCTGCGCGAGCTGGAGCGCTACGTCATGACCTGCCTGAGGAAGAAGCCCCGCAAGCCCTAcg cgAAAGGCGGGGCGGGTAAGTCCCGCGAGGAGATGGTCCTGGAGAAGcagctggagctggagaagagGCTGCTGGACGTCAGCGGGCAGCTCAACTCGGGCAAGAAGCCCGCCAAGAACAAAC CAGAGAAGCCGTCGGCGGCCGAGGCCAACGCCCAGCCGTCGCGCCTCAGCGCCAGCAGCTCTTCCTccgactcctccacctcctcctcctcctcttcctcctcggacACCAGCGAGTCGGACtcgggctga
- the brd2a gene encoding bromodomain-containing protein 2a isoform X1, protein MDMALNPPLDSSMLGVEVTGVSVMDHSSSTAAGKRIRKPSLLYEGFESPGGPALGQTPAAGPPQPSNKDPSRQGRATNQLQFLQKAMIKSLWRHHFAWPFHEPVDASKLNLPDYHKIIKIPMDMGTIKRRLENNYYRSASECMQDFNTMFTNCYIYNKPSDDIVLMAQSLEKAFLQKVAQMPQEELELPPPPPRGKPGKQGRRGRGAVSGGVTTAHQVPAVSQSAYSPPTPETPDMLLSMTPQILLPKSLSHAQPSPALLGLPPHTQPTTKKKGVKRKADTTTPTTMAMPLMATLGVGGASPITLTSLGVEHNSSLGMGPGLGLVTMGLGGGGALMGGGGKAPPGGRRGVSGRPIKPPKKDLPDSMLPQPARRSKLSPPLRYCNSVLKELLSKKHAGYAWPFYKPVDASTLGLHDYHDIIKQPMDLSTIKRQMDGRTYRDAQQFSADVRLMFSNCYKYNPPDHDVVAMARKLQDVFEFCFAKMPDEPPAPPSSSSSSSSSSSSSESEPSSESESESSPSSDSEEERANRLAELQEQLKAVHEQLTALSQGPIVKPKKKKEKKDKKKKKKPEKEKHRRIEEEPAPTRPAKTPKTTKTPKTPKTPKNKASRASGTPATQPKKTPGRKNNKSKSKKGGMMFSVPPMEAPELLPHYDSDEEEETVPMSYDEKRQLSLDINKLPGEKLGRVVYIIQAREPSLRDTNPEEIEIDFETLKPSTLRELERYVMTCLRKKPRKPYAKGGAGKSREEMVLEKQLELEKRLLDVSGQLNSGKKPAKNKPEKPSAAEANAQPSRLSASSSSSDSSTSSSSSSSSDTSESDSG, encoded by the exons ATGGATATGGCTCTAAACCCGCCTCTTGACAG CTCCATGCTCGGGGTGGAGGTGACGGGCGTCTCCGTGATGGaccacagctcctccaccgcgGCCGGGAAGCGCATCCGCAAGCCGTCGCTGCTCTACGAGGGCTTCGAGAGCCCCGGGGGGCCGGCGCTGGGCCAGACCCCCGCCGCCGGGCCCCCGCAGCCCTCCAACAAGGACCCCAGCCGGCAGGGCCGCGCCACCAACCAGCTGCAGTTCCTCCAGAAGGCCATGATCAAGTCCCTGTGGCGCCACCACTTCGCCTGGCCCTTCCACGAGCCGGTGGACGCCAGCAAACTCAACCTGCCC GACTACCATAAGATCATCAAGATCCCCATGGACATGGGCACCATTAAGAGGCGGCTGGAGAACAACTACTACCGCAGTGCCAGCGAGTGCATGCAGGACTTCAACACCATGTTCACCAACTGCTACATCTACAACAAG CCCTCAGATGACATCGTGCTGATGGCCCAGTCCCTGGAGAAGGCCTTCCTGCAGAAGGTGGCCCAGATGccccaggaggagctggagctgccCCCGCCTCCACCACGAGGGAAGCCAGGGAAACAGggccggagagggagaggggcag tgtcCGGAGGGGTGACCACGGCCCACCAGGTCCCTGCCGTGTCCCAGTCGGCCTActcgccccccacccccgagaCCCCCGACATGCTGCTCTCCATGACCCCCCAGATCCTCCTCCCCAAGTCCCTGAGCCACGCCCAGCCCAGCCCCGCCCTGCTGGGCCTGCCTccccacacacagcccaccaccaag aAAAAGGGGGTGAAGCGGAAGGcggacaccaccacccccaccaccatggCCATGCCCCTCATGGCCACCCTGGGGGTGGGCGGCGCCTCCCCCATCACCCTCACCTCCCTGGGGGTGGAGCACAACTCTAGCCTGGGGATGGGCCCCGGCCTGGGCCTCGTCACCATGGGCCTGGGCGGCGGGGGCGCCCTCATGGGCGGGGGGGGCAAGGCGCCGCCGGGGGGCCGCCGGGGGGTCAGCGGGCGACCCATCAAGCCCCCCAAGAAGGACCTGCCGGACTCCATGCTGCCGCAGCCGGCGCGGCGCAGCAAGCTGAGCCCGCCGCTGCGCTACTGCAACagcgtgctgaaggagctgctgTCCAAGAAGCACGCGGGCTACGCCTGGCCCTTCTACAAGCCCGTGGACGCCAGCACGCTGGGGCTGCACGACTACCACGACATCATCAAGCAGCCCATGGACCTCAGCACCAtcaag AGGCAGATGGACGGCAGGACGTACCGCGATGCCCAGCAGTTCTCCGCCGACGTCAGACTCATGTTCTCCAACTGCTACAAGTACAACCCCCCCGACCACGACGTCGTCGCCATGGCGAGGAAGCTACAG GACGTGTTCGAGTTCTGCTTCGCCAAGATGCCCGAcgagcccccggccccccccagctcctcctcctcctcctcgtcctcctcgtcttcgtcgGAGAGCGAGCCCAGcagcgagagtgagagcgagagcagcCCCAGCTCAGACAGCGAGGAGGAGCGAGCCAACCGCCTGGCCGAGCTGcaggaacag cTGAAGGCGGTCCACGAGCAGCTCACGGCTCTCTCCCAGGGGCCCATCGTCAAgcccaagaagaagaaagagaagaaggataagaagaagaagaagaagccggaGAAGGAGAAGCACCGACGGATAGAGGAGGAGCCTGCGCCCACGCGGCCTGCCAAGACCCCCAAGACCACCAAGACGCCCAAGACCCCAAAGACCCCCAAGAACAAGGCCAGCCGGGCCTCGGGGACCCCCGCCACACAGCCCAAGAAGACCCCCGGCAGGAAGAACAACAAGAGCAA gtccaaGAAGGGCGGCATGATGTTCAGCGTGCCCCCCATGGAGGCCCCCGAGCTCCTCCCCCACTACGACtctgacgaggaggaggagacggtgcCCATGTCGTACGACGAGAAGCGGCAGCTCAGCCTGGACATCAACAAGCTGCCGGGGGAGAAGCTGGGCCGCGTGGTCTACATCATCCAGGCCCGCGAGCCCTCCCTCAGGGACACCAACCCCGAGGAGATCGAGATCGACTTCGAGACGCTCAAGCCCTCCACGCTGCGCGAGCTGGAGCGCTACGTCATGACCTGCCTGAGGAAGAAGCCCCGCAAGCCCTAcg cgAAAGGCGGGGCGGGTAAGTCCCGCGAGGAGATGGTCCTGGAGAAGcagctggagctggagaagagGCTGCTGGACGTCAGCGGGCAGCTCAACTCGGGCAAGAAGCCCGCCAAGAACAAAC CAGAGAAGCCGTCGGCGGCCGAGGCCAACGCCCAGCCGTCGCGCCTCAGCGCCAGCAGCTCTTCCTccgactcctccacctcctcctcctcctcttcctcctcggacACCAGCGAGTCGGACtcgggctga
- the brd2a gene encoding bromodomain-containing protein 2a isoform X2 has translation MDMALNPPLDSSMLGVEVTGVSVMDHSSSTAAGKRIRKPSLLYEGFESPGGPALGQTPAAGPPQPSNKDPSRQGRATNQLQFLQKAMIKSLWRHHFAWPFHEPVDASKLNLPDYHKIIKIPMDMGTIKRRLENNYYRSASECMQDFNTMFTNCYIYNKPSDDIVLMAQSLEKAFLQKVAQMPQEELELPPPPPRGKPGKQGRRGRGAVSGGVTTAHQVPAVSQSAYSPPTPETPDMLLSMTPQILLPKSLSHAQPSPALLGLPPHTQPTTKKKGVKRKADTTTPTTMAMPLMATLGVGGASPITLTSLGVEHNSSLGMGPGLGLVTMGLGGGGALMGGGGKAPPGGRRGVSGRPIKPPKKDLPDSMLPQPARRSKLSPPLRYCNSVLKELLSKKHAGYAWPFYKPVDASTLGLHDYHDIIKQPMDLSTIKRQMDGRTYRDAQQFSADVRLMFSNCYKYNPPDHDVVAMARKLQDVFEFCFAKMPDEPPAPPSSSSSSSSSSSSSESEPSSESESESSPSSDSEEERANRLAELQEQLKAVHEQLTALSQGPIVKPKKKKEKKDKKKKKKPEKEKHRRIEEEPAPTRPAKTPKTTKTPKTPKTPKNKASRASGTPATQPKKTPGRKNNKSKSKKGGMMFSVPPMEAPELLPHYDSDEEEETVPMSYDEKRQLSLDINKLPGEKLGRVVYIIQAREPSLRDTNPEEIEIDFETLKPSTLRELERYVMTCLRKKPRKPYAKGGAGKSREEMVLEKQLELEKRLLDVSGQLNSGKKPAKNKQKPSAAEANAQPSRLSASSSSSDSSTSSSSSSSSDTSESDSG, from the exons ATGGATATGGCTCTAAACCCGCCTCTTGACAG CTCCATGCTCGGGGTGGAGGTGACGGGCGTCTCCGTGATGGaccacagctcctccaccgcgGCCGGGAAGCGCATCCGCAAGCCGTCGCTGCTCTACGAGGGCTTCGAGAGCCCCGGGGGGCCGGCGCTGGGCCAGACCCCCGCCGCCGGGCCCCCGCAGCCCTCCAACAAGGACCCCAGCCGGCAGGGCCGCGCCACCAACCAGCTGCAGTTCCTCCAGAAGGCCATGATCAAGTCCCTGTGGCGCCACCACTTCGCCTGGCCCTTCCACGAGCCGGTGGACGCCAGCAAACTCAACCTGCCC GACTACCATAAGATCATCAAGATCCCCATGGACATGGGCACCATTAAGAGGCGGCTGGAGAACAACTACTACCGCAGTGCCAGCGAGTGCATGCAGGACTTCAACACCATGTTCACCAACTGCTACATCTACAACAAG CCCTCAGATGACATCGTGCTGATGGCCCAGTCCCTGGAGAAGGCCTTCCTGCAGAAGGTGGCCCAGATGccccaggaggagctggagctgccCCCGCCTCCACCACGAGGGAAGCCAGGGAAACAGggccggagagggagaggggcag tgtcCGGAGGGGTGACCACGGCCCACCAGGTCCCTGCCGTGTCCCAGTCGGCCTActcgccccccacccccgagaCCCCCGACATGCTGCTCTCCATGACCCCCCAGATCCTCCTCCCCAAGTCCCTGAGCCACGCCCAGCCCAGCCCCGCCCTGCTGGGCCTGCCTccccacacacagcccaccaccaag aAAAAGGGGGTGAAGCGGAAGGcggacaccaccacccccaccaccatggCCATGCCCCTCATGGCCACCCTGGGGGTGGGCGGCGCCTCCCCCATCACCCTCACCTCCCTGGGGGTGGAGCACAACTCTAGCCTGGGGATGGGCCCCGGCCTGGGCCTCGTCACCATGGGCCTGGGCGGCGGGGGCGCCCTCATGGGCGGGGGGGGCAAGGCGCCGCCGGGGGGCCGCCGGGGGGTCAGCGGGCGACCCATCAAGCCCCCCAAGAAGGACCTGCCGGACTCCATGCTGCCGCAGCCGGCGCGGCGCAGCAAGCTGAGCCCGCCGCTGCGCTACTGCAACagcgtgctgaaggagctgctgTCCAAGAAGCACGCGGGCTACGCCTGGCCCTTCTACAAGCCCGTGGACGCCAGCACGCTGGGGCTGCACGACTACCACGACATCATCAAGCAGCCCATGGACCTCAGCACCAtcaag AGGCAGATGGACGGCAGGACGTACCGCGATGCCCAGCAGTTCTCCGCCGACGTCAGACTCATGTTCTCCAACTGCTACAAGTACAACCCCCCCGACCACGACGTCGTCGCCATGGCGAGGAAGCTACAG GACGTGTTCGAGTTCTGCTTCGCCAAGATGCCCGAcgagcccccggccccccccagctcctcctcctcctcctcgtcctcctcgtcttcgtcgGAGAGCGAGCCCAGcagcgagagtgagagcgagagcagcCCCAGCTCAGACAGCGAGGAGGAGCGAGCCAACCGCCTGGCCGAGCTGcaggaacag cTGAAGGCGGTCCACGAGCAGCTCACGGCTCTCTCCCAGGGGCCCATCGTCAAgcccaagaagaagaaagagaagaaggataagaagaagaagaagaagccggaGAAGGAGAAGCACCGACGGATAGAGGAGGAGCCTGCGCCCACGCGGCCTGCCAAGACCCCCAAGACCACCAAGACGCCCAAGACCCCAAAGACCCCCAAGAACAAGGCCAGCCGGGCCTCGGGGACCCCCGCCACACAGCCCAAGAAGACCCCCGGCAGGAAGAACAACAAGAGCAA gtccaaGAAGGGCGGCATGATGTTCAGCGTGCCCCCCATGGAGGCCCCCGAGCTCCTCCCCCACTACGACtctgacgaggaggaggagacggtgcCCATGTCGTACGACGAGAAGCGGCAGCTCAGCCTGGACATCAACAAGCTGCCGGGGGAGAAGCTGGGCCGCGTGGTCTACATCATCCAGGCCCGCGAGCCCTCCCTCAGGGACACCAACCCCGAGGAGATCGAGATCGACTTCGAGACGCTCAAGCCCTCCACGCTGCGCGAGCTGGAGCGCTACGTCATGACCTGCCTGAGGAAGAAGCCCCGCAAGCCCTAcg cgAAAGGCGGGGCGGGTAAGTCCCGCGAGGAGATGGTCCTGGAGAAGcagctggagctggagaagagGCTGCTGGACGTCAGCGGGCAGCTCAACTCGGGCAAGAAGCCCGCCAAGAACAAAC AGAAGCCGTCGGCGGCCGAGGCCAACGCCCAGCCGTCGCGCCTCAGCGCCAGCAGCTCTTCCTccgactcctccacctcctcctcctcctcttcctcctcggacACCAGCGAGTCGGACtcgggctga